AGGAGGAACATCGGCGGCAAAGGCCGATGCCGAGGCAGTGAGGAACATGACAGCGAGGGTGGTGCGAAGCATCGTGATGGCTCCGTGGTTGAGGAGCTGTCATTTCAGCGAGTTCACGGGTTCGGGTATGCCGGTGGAAGGCAGGCCCTCGCGTAGCGATCCGGCGCACATCCTTGTAGGGGTGCCGCGACATGCACGGCATCGGTGCCGTGACATGCGCCATGTCGCGGCACCGACGCCGTGGCGGTTACAGCCAGCGCTTGTAGCGGCGGATGTACAGCGTCTTCACCAGCTGGGTCAGCACGCAGTAGCTCACCAGGGTGAGCGCCAGCCAGCCGAAGTAGGCACCGGGCAGCGGCATCATCCCGATCCGGGCGCCCAGCGGCGAGAACGGAATGTAGATGCCGATCACCATGATCAGGCCGGTCAGCGCCAGCACCGGGGCCGACGCCATGCTGCGCACGAACGGGATGCGCCGCGTGCGGATCATATGCACCACCAGGGTCTGCGAGAGCAGGCCCTCGATGAACCAGCCCGACTGGAACAGCGACTGGTGCGCCACATCGTTGGCCCCGAACACATGCCACATCAGCCAGAACGTGGTGATATCGAACACCGAGCTCACCGGGCCGATCCAGGCCATGAATCGGCCGATATCACCCGCATCCCACTTGCGCGGCACGCGCAGGTATTCCTCATCCATGCGATCGAACGGAATGGAAAGCTGGGACAGGTCGTACAGCAGGTTCTGCACCAGGATCTGCAGGGGCAGCATCGGCAGGAACGGCAGGAACGCACTCGCCACCAGCACGCTGAACACGTTGCCGAAGTTCGAGCTGGCCGTCATCTTGATGTACTTCATGATGTTGCCAAAGGTGACGCGGCCTTCGACCACACCCTCTTCCAGCACCATCAGGTTCTTTTCCAGCAGGATGATATCCGCCGATTCCTTCGCGATATCCGTGGCGGTGTCCACCGAGATACCCACGTCGGCATCGCGCAGCGCGGGCGCATCGTTGATGCCGTCACCGAGGAAGCCCACGGTGTGGCCACGGCGCTGCAACGCCTTCACCACGCGCGCCTTCTGTACCGGGGACATCTTGGCAAAGATGGTGGTGGTCTCGACCATCGCATCCAGCGCTTCATCATCGAGCTGTTCGATGTCGCGGCCCAGGGCGGTGCCTGCCACATCCAGGCCGACCTCCGCGCAGATCTTCTTCGTCACCGCTTCGTTGTCGCCCGTAATCACCTTTACCGCCACGCCATGGTGGTTCAGTGCGCGGATAGCGGTGGCCGCCGAATCCTTTGGCGGATCGAGGAAGGCCAGGCAGCCCACGGCGGTGAGACCCGATTCATCGGCCACGCTGTACGCGCGATCGCCGATCGGATCGCGGCGTACGGCCACGATGAGCACGCGCAAGCCATCCTCATTGAGGCGGCGGGTCATCGCGCGGATCTCCGCACGCTTCTCTTCCGTCATCGGCTCCACGTCGCCGCCGATGCGTGCCTCTGTGCAGATCGCCAGCATTTCCTCGACGGCGCCCTTGCAGATCACGAGCTGCTCATACTCGCCATCGGTCACCACCACCGACATGCGGCGGCGCTGGAAATCGAACGGGATCTCGTCAACGATGCGAAAGCGGTGCGCGATGGTTTCCAGGTCGCGGTGCGACAGCACCGCCTTGTCCATGAGGTTGCGCAGGCCGGTCTGGAAGCGGCTGTTGAGGTAGCCCCACTCCAGCGCCTCGTCGGAGTCATCCCCGTCAAGATCGACGTGGCGCTCGAGCACGATCTTGTCCAGCGTGAGCGTGCCGGTCTTGTCGGTGCACAGCACGTCCATGGCGCCGAAGTTCTGGATCGCGTTCAGCCGCTTCACCACCACCTTGCGCTTCGACATGGCGATGGCGCCCTTGCCGAGGTTGGCGGTGACGATCAGCGGCAGCATCTCGGGGGTGAGGCCCACCGCGACGGACAGGCCGAACATGAAGGCGTCCAGCCAGTCGTGCTTATCGAAGCCGTTGATGAAGAAGACGATCGGCACCATCACCGCCATGAAGCGGATCAGCAGCCAGCTCACCGACGAGATGCCCTTGTCGAAGCTGGTCTGCACGCGCTCACCCGAAAGGGTGCGCGCCAGTGAGCCGAGGTAGGTGCGCGCGCCGGTAGCCAGCACCACGGCGGTGGCGGTGCCGGAGACGACGTTGGTGCCCATGTAGCACACGGTGGGCAGATCGAGCGGGCCACCCGAGTCACCCGCCACCGCCGCGTTGGGCGCGGCCTTCTCCACCGGAATGGATTCCCCGGTGAGGATGGCCTGGCTGATGAACAGATCCTTCGCCGCGATCAGGCGCAGATCGGCCGGGATCATGTCACCGGCGCCGAGATGGACGATATCGCCGACGACGAGTTCTTCCACCGGCACTTCAATCCGCTCGGCGTGCCCATCTTCCGCACGGCGGGTCACCGAGGCGGTGTTGCGCACCATCGCCTTCAGCTTCTCGGCTGCCTGCGAGGAGCGGTATTCCTGGGTGAAGGAAAGGATGACGCTGATGCC
Above is a genomic segment from Luteibacter aegosomatissinici containing:
- the mgtA gene encoding magnesium-translocating P-type ATPase yields the protein MKIHTSQAAVAAKTFTNATADAFRPADELLRALDSRIDGLDEEAIAERLDRDGVNEVGHEKPPHWSIQLLHAFKNPFIIVLLVLAVVQLVTEPDDLTGPIIIAVMVGISVILSFTQEYRSSQAAEKLKAMVRNTASVTRRAEDGHAERIEVPVEELVVGDIVHLGAGDMIPADLRLIAAKDLFISQAILTGESIPVEKAAPNAAVAGDSGGPLDLPTVCYMGTNVVSGTATAVVLATGARTYLGSLARTLSGERVQTSFDKGISSVSWLLIRFMAVMVPIVFFINGFDKHDWLDAFMFGLSVAVGLTPEMLPLIVTANLGKGAIAMSKRKVVVKRLNAIQNFGAMDVLCTDKTGTLTLDKIVLERHVDLDGDDSDEALEWGYLNSRFQTGLRNLMDKAVLSHRDLETIAHRFRIVDEIPFDFQRRRMSVVVTDGEYEQLVICKGAVEEMLAICTEARIGGDVEPMTEEKRAEIRAMTRRLNEDGLRVLIVAVRRDPIGDRAYSVADESGLTAVGCLAFLDPPKDSAATAIRALNHHGVAVKVITGDNEAVTKKICAEVGLDVAGTALGRDIEQLDDEALDAMVETTTIFAKMSPVQKARVVKALQRRGHTVGFLGDGINDAPALRDADVGISVDTATDIAKESADIILLEKNLMVLEEGVVEGRVTFGNIMKYIKMTASSNFGNVFSVLVASAFLPFLPMLPLQILVQNLLYDLSQLSIPFDRMDEEYLRVPRKWDAGDIGRFMAWIGPVSSVFDITTFWLMWHVFGANDVAHQSLFQSGWFIEGLLSQTLVVHMIRTRRIPFVRSMASAPVLALTGLIMVIGIYIPFSPLGARIGMMPLPGAYFGWLALTLVSYCVLTQLVKTLYIRRYKRWL